One segment of Cynocephalus volans isolate mCynVol1 chromosome 8, mCynVol1.pri, whole genome shotgun sequence DNA contains the following:
- the METTL18 gene encoding histidine protein methyltransferase 1 homolog — protein sequence MTFQFNFIVEDHLGNELTPIGNGALTLDSSKESSISDSQKGKQKEQKGSTEQFHLPQDHLLEHKSMKNAALSQDTDSPLSAANSLSNLEPHEKQPCSRVAKEHALPKDLKKVLENKVLETLPGLQHVNISVVKTMLLKDSFPGENIVSKSFSSHSDLITGVYEGGLKIWECTFDFLSYFTKAKVKFAGKKVLDLGCGSGLLGIIAFKRGAKEIHFQDYNSMVIDEVTLPNVVANSTLEDEENSINEPEVKRCRKSKVAQELYKCRFFSGEWSEFCKLVLSSDKLFVKYDLILTSETIYNPDYYNTLHQIFLGLLDRNGRVLLASKAHYFGVGGGVHLFQKFVEERDVFETRTLKIIDEGLKRFLIEITFKFSS from the coding sequence ATGACCTttcaatttaatttcattgtagaAGACCATTTGGGAAATGAATTAACACCCATAGGAAATGGAGCTTTAACCCTGGATTCCTCAAAAGAGTCGTCAATCTCAGATAgtcaaaaaggaaaacagaaggaaCAAAAAGGTTCTACAGAACAATTTCACTTGCCTCAGGATCACTTGTTGGAacataaatcaatgaaaaatgcAGCTCTCTCTCAAGACACAGACAGCCCACTCAGTGCAGCTAACAGTTTAAGTAACTTGGAGCCACATGAAAAACAGCCCTGCTCGAGAGTTGCCAAAGAGCATGCTCTGCCTAAGGATTTAAAGAAAGTGTTAGAAAATAAAGTCCTAGAAACATTACCAGGTCTCCAGCATGTTAACATATCAGTAGTGAAAACCATGTTGTTGAAAGACAGTTTCCCTGGAGAAAACATAGTTTCAAAAAGCTTTTCTTCTCACTCTGATCTGATTACAGGTGTTTATGAAGGAGGCTTAAAAATCTGGGAATGTACCTTTGActtcctgtcttatttcacaAAAGCCAAAGTGAAATTCGCTGGGAAAAAAGTGTTGGATCTTGGCTGTGGATCAGGGTTGCTGGGTATAATTGCATTCAAGAGAGGGGCCAAAGAAattcattttcaagattataaCAGTATGGTAATTGATGAAGTGACCTTACCTAATGTAGTGGCTAATTCTACTTtggaagatgaagaaaatagTATAAATGAACCAGAGGTGAAAAGATGCAGGAAATCAAAAGTAGCACAAGAACTATATAAATGCCGGTTCTTTTCTGGGGAGTGGTCTGAGTTTTGTAAGCTTGTACTAAGCAGTGACAAACTCTTTGTAAAATATGATCTCATTCTCACCTCAGAAACCATTTACAATCCGGATTATTATAATACTTTGCACCAGATATTCCTTGGACTCTTAGATAGAAATGGACGGGTGCTTTTGGCCAGCAAAGCACATTATTTTGGTGTAGGTGGAGGTGTTCATCTGTTTCAGAAGTTTGTAGAAGAAAGGGATGTATTTGAGACTAGAACCCTCAAAATAATTGATGAAGGATTAAAGAGGTTCCTAATTGAAATAACTTTTAAGTTCTCCAGTTAA